From the Centropristis striata isolate RG_2023a ecotype Rhode Island chromosome 5, C.striata_1.0, whole genome shotgun sequence genome, the window gcagtttacacagagcagagaggagaggacaggtgaggctgtttacacagagaggagaggacaagagaggctgtttacacagagcagagaggagaggacaggagaggctggaaacatgtatatagttcaatatatacaatatgtagGGACacagttttttccccccaatattCATGAGTCTTGTGGGCACTCaaattcaacttgcgtttttctctttttttctgatttctgtcattataactgtttcattctgcacaaagacatgtttgagttgttcccacttgtagccatgactgtgctgattccatagagctgcaggaattatagatttaaatagattttatacAGTGCAGTGAAATataaggacacagtgagtaaaatgtaaaaagagcaaaaacgccctgaaacggctcgctggggttcagagggttactGAAGATATAATTACGAACACACCAATTGTAGGCCGACTTGACATGTCATATAATAACTCGGCTGACCATCCCAGACGAAATAGAACTTGTGCatgttattttagtttttgtttttttcagttttacttaACAAgcttctccttttcctctgtctgtctgtagtcGACCAGAGTCGGGATGTCAGTGAACGCGGTGAGGAAACACAGCTCAGATGAAGAAGTTCAGACTCTGGCCAAAACTCTCATCAAGTCCTGGAAGAAGCTGCTGGGTAAGAGGGAGTGCTGTGTGCTCTTGTCCTTCTATCTTTATGAGGAGCAATGGGAGGACAGTGTGATAAAGTGATGATGTCCATCGGAAGTCGAGCCCTACTCACATCATGATGCAGGTGTGTGTCCTCACAGCTTGTCatcagtgtgtgttgtgtgtcatgCTGCAGACGGGTCAGAGGGGAAGtctgaggagaaggagaagaagaaggaggaaggCTCTCCTGTCAGGTCATCGTCCACCTCCAAGGACTCTGGCAGCAGTGAGAAAAGGTGATGACATCACTTTAAGTTGCACCTACAGCTGGATAAGGATGaggtttctttttacattttattcacttgtatttcactgcaatatataaatctataagtcctgcagcacCTTTGTGGAATCAGCACGATCATGGCTagacaactcaaacatgtctttgtgcagaataacacagttagaatggcAGAAATCGTGCAAtaagaaaaaatgcaaggtgaatttctctgataaactactttttaaaaaatttgaataaaatggaatttatatataaacactgttCGTGGTGCCCACAAGTatcatgaatatttaaaaaaaaaattgttgtcctctcctctctgctctgtgtaaacagattttcagtgaatgttcgtcatgtgaccgttcatctcagcagaatcaatcatgtcttcagtgtctctgaggagcaaaaGTGTAAATTCCAATAATAAtgccagtttttacagtttctttctacgataaacggtgTGTTACTGGCgatctttcaaagaaaacacGTGTTTCTGAGCTGTCGGCTGGATTCAGATGTCGTCTAACTGTCATGCAATTCTTTCCTCATCAttccttctcttctttctcaGCAGTAAGAAGTCAGGGGAGTCACCCACCACGCCCACTACTCCCACTACACCCACTACACCCACCAGCCCCACGACCCCGACCCTCCCCCCGCGGGTCACCTCCTTCCCCCCCGCCCCCGTCACCACCGACAGCGTGCGCAACAAGTGTCGAGAGCTGCTGGTGGCGGCGCTGCAGACCGATGGTGAggagacattttttatttactgtggATAATATAACATCCTGAACAAGCTTTACACTCCAAGCTTCAAATGTGCAGAACGtgcagaaagtgtgtgtgtgtgtgtgtgtgtgtgtgttggttccAGATGACCACAGGACCATTGGAGCGGACTGCGATCATCTTGCAGCTCAAATTGAAGAGGATATCCTTTCATGTCATCATTATCTTTAACTCCACCAACAGACAGGGCTTAATGTTAATCTTAGTGTGCGGACAGGGTCTTTCACTTTGTCTGCTCAGCATTTTGTCCAGCACATTTACATCCTGAGATCAGattaaataacagaaacactTCTCTGTTTACTGCAGTTCCACAGGAGCATGGTTTTAATTATCCCACCCCCTGATGTTATTAAGTAGatctctgtggtgttttttagTCCTTGACTGCTCGTCGTGCCCACAGATCTTCCAGGAGTTCAAGTCGACAGATATCAAATATAAAACTCGTCTACGAAGCCGAATCTCCAACCTCAAGGACCAGAAGAACCCCGATCTGCGGCGTAACGTCCTGTGTGGAAACATCTCGGCTCAGCGCATCGCCTCCATGACCGCTGAGgtcggtcacacacacacacacacacacacacacacacacacacatgtgtcgTCTCCTCCTGTGAGGTGTCAGGGTGAAGGTTCGACttaacttaaccctctgaaccccaacgagctgTTTCTTGCTcgtcactgcaatatataaatctataagtcctgcaactctatggaatcagctcaatcatggctagaaatgagaacaactcaaacatgtctttgtgcagaataacacagttagaatggcagaaatcataaaaaaagaaaagacgcaacctgaatttctctgataaattatttttaacaaatatatacatttgaatTTATGTATACAAGACTTTCCcaaatattggaaaaataatcCTTTcttcacatattgtacatattgaattattatcatgtttccagcctctcctgtcccctccactctgctctgtgtaaacagattttcagtgaatatttgtcacgtgaccgttggtctcagtagtcaatcatgtcttcacagtgtctctgaggagcagaatttaatgtttttaacaggatctggttattagaaaatgtctttattttgacagaaaCATCATCATTTTAGGCTTCGTTTTGGTTCCTTTTTCCTTACAGAAACTATTCTacgatctgttcaaggaccgtcagaaagttGACAATCCAATGACGATGCCTGTTTACAGTTTCCTtctatgataaactgtgtgtgtgtgtaggagatgGCGAGTGCCGAGCTGAAGCAGATGAGAGAAGCTCTTACTAAAGAGTCCATCAGAGAGCATCAGCTGTCGAAGGTCGGGGGAACCGAGACCGACATGTTTATCTGCAACAAGTGTCACGGAAAGAGCTGCTCGTACACACAGgtacgaacacacacacacacacacacacacacacacacacacacacacacacacacacacacagctgagtaTGGAAATTCTGTCTCGTGTGTGTTCCAGGTGCAGATCCGCAGTGCTGACGAGCCCATGACCACCTTTGTGTTGTGTAACAGCTGCGGCAACCGATGGAAGGTAAACAAATCAGAAATAAACAGAAGCAGAAGCAGCTGAATGTTTGGTTTCaggctgaaaaataaatagaacagAAACGCTGTCAGCAAACAAAGTGCATATTATTAAGTACACAGATCCTCTATGATTCAGCAGCTTCTACATCAAATAAATTCCCATCTTTCCCCATCTgccatttgaataaaaataacctGTATAATCTATTTAACCCTCTTGACCCTGAGctgtttacattttactcatgaacatgtctttgtgcagaataacacagttataatgacataaatcataaaaaaggaaaaaacaaaagctgtaTTTCTctaataaatcttttttttttttaaattttacacacatttaacaCTTTTCTaaatgcccacaagtgtcacgaatgtttgcatttatttttttttatgtttacaaACTCAATGACTTATGATCCAAGGATCAAGGACTGTTGAAAGCTAAAATTTGAATGataatggctgttttttttgtttctttctacaTTAAACTGTGTAATTTTGTCACTTTcttaaagaaaatatacatttcactCCTGGgggttaatttaaaaacaacaacaacttgggGTGTAAAAGTTGCTTTACAACAGAAACAGCAAATGTATATTAGTCTAAACAAATATATGAACTTTCTTAACAAATGCTAAATATCACAAAGCAGATATATAGAAAAGGATTTAAGTAGCTTCACGTGAGAACTAAACTGCAGCACATCTAGAGCAGCAATAAAAGTTGATTTATTGGCTTGAGTGTCAGTACCAAACTCTCACCACAAGGTGGAAGCAGAGATCTTCAGTTTACCTTTCTGTCTCCTCCTTACTGTCGCTTTCACCTATTTCAAACTTTTtctacatttcatttttttctctttcttctcttccctCTTATCTCTTTTTACTCTCCTCAGATTTCGTCCTCCCCCTTGTTTACATCTCATACCTTCCTGCTGTCCTtttcaccctcctcctcctcctcctcctcttctctccatatttactccttcctccctctcctcgtAGTTTTTCCGGCCCTCCCTCTCTACCTCCCTTATTTTGCTCCGGGCTCTGGGTCAAGGTGAAGCCACTAATTTGAGAGTCTGcgagtgtgttgttgtttcagttTGGAGAATCTGAAACATGGTGGGAGGATCCAAgagtttaaacagaaaaaaatctgtttgttaAAGCCACGTtgttatgtgttgtgttgtcaaGTGTTATGACCTCTTATATCTCCTATAACCTTTAGGAATCTCTGCAGGCAGGCATCTGACTAAATTACACacagaagagaaaataaataatattttttttaaaatgcaccaAAATTTCTACATCAAATTGCAtaaaattcaaattaatttaaaaaatatgaaattaaaaaaaacattaaaaataattagtatttgatgtgttttggtgcataaataatcatttattttttgttttgctgcaggTTATAAAATATTAGTAAGTTTGGGTTAgcaaatgtgcatttatttcctATAAAGGTTTGTAAAacaagactttgttttaatttaaaacaattttaatttgCTGCAAATGAAGCTTAAATCACAAGTTGtgatttaaattttaatatttaactattaaaataatagtaaatatttaaaatattgaaataatatatttaaatatatttttttttttattaaatatttggttTTGCTGCAGGATCTAAAATATTCTAATAAATGTTCTATTTGCAAATGTGAAGAATGCATCTATTTCCTCTAAACATTTGCAAATCAAGACattcttttcatttaaaacaaattgaATCTGCTGCAAATGAAGCTTAAATCataaattgtaaattaatgtttttcctgatgatttttaaatgaaaatctttCTGTTTTACTTGCAGTTCTGCTGAagaggacgtgtgtgtgtgtatattattattattatgatgatgatgatgaagaaaaaGTGACTAAAGTGAATtgaatttgcatttaaaaaatgaattttctttttttgttttattttgtacaatttctttttatatataaaagtttaaaaaaaagctgtaatatatttagaagaaaaatatGCCAGTTTCATGTTGTGTATAtggtttcatttgttttgtatGGAGCACTTAGAGTTTTTTTTGAAGCTTTAAAGCCAGATTGAATCACATTTAGGCCTTGTGGGAGCAGCGGATGTGCCTTTCTTTGCCATGTTGTGCTGCCACAATATTTCTATTAAAGTTGCTCTTGGATTAAGGCACCACTGCAGCGTCTCCTCTTCTTTCCGGCTGGTTGGGATTTAAAACTTCCAACctgtttttgcacagatttgtcTTTAGTCTTGCTgagtaaataaatgtctttataTTCATCAATAAGGCATCAAAGTATATCTGCTGATACAGAATACAGCTGTTCGATATATTGAATCAATGTTAACATCAAATATTTGGTATGAGATGCAGATTTATGTATTATTGAATTAAGATTTTTAGAGAGAAGAGCAGCTTTAATGTCATGagtttaatctaaaaaaaatgtgatcgcaacctctcctgtcctctcctctctgatctgtgtaaacaactgaggagcagaatttaatgtttttaacaggatctggttattccaaatgggttttttttagcaaggttttaaatgagacatgaagtataaagtgattctgacagaaatatcacagttttaaacttcattttgtttacttttctgacagaaaacagtttctttctacaataaactatGATTTAATCCATAATTTATGTTAcggaagagagagcagagcagcCTTAATGTCATGAGTCCTCTGACTGTTTTCTGATTTATCTGctatatcagtggtggaaaaagtattcagttcctttacttcagtaaaagtcctaatacaacactgaaattactccactaccagtaaaagtcctgcattcaaaacttactaaaagtagaaaaaagtatcagcatcaaaagtaaGGTGTGAagcaggtggcctctatttaaggatgaagccagcacttgttgaacatgcatttctctttgaaagcctgaggaaaatgggtcgttcaagacgttcagaagaacagcgtactttgattaaaaagttgattggagagggaaaaacttataaagaggtgcaaacaattataggctgttcagctaaaatgatctccaatgctttaaaatggagagcaaaaccagagacacgtggcagaaaacggaagacaaccatcaaaatggatggaagaataagcagaatggcaaaggctcagccaatgatcagctccaggatgatcaaagacagtctggagttacctgtaagtgttgtgacagttagaagacgtctgtgtgaagctaatctatttacaagaatcccccgcaaagtccctctgttaaaaaaaaggcatgtgcagaagaggttacaatctgccaaagaacacatcaaccggcctaaagagaaatggaggaacattttgtagactgatgagagtaaaattgttctttttgggtccaagggccgcagacagtttgtgagacgacccccaaactctgaattcaagccacagtacacagtgaagacaatgaagcatcatgatatgggcatgtttctcctactatggtgttgggcctatttatcacataccagggatcatggatcagtttgcatatgtcaaaatacttgaagaggtcatgttgccttatgttgaagaggacatgcccttgaaatgggtgtttcaacaagacaatgggcctcattcatgaaacgtgagcagaacgaatttgtgtgtaaaccgttcgcagacggaaatttacgtgcatctccgcattcatcaaaattttagtagctccgatcttttcgtagctactaacaaaatctacacatgctgctgaccacacgtagtgcttgtgtaaatttaagaacgcatataaataatgctcgtcactgttggaaattacaattttaattcataatgcgttctgttatgtacacaatacgcagatgcctttgaaacatgtgatataaacatgacaaacgattaaaaatataacatatttagttaaattagttggcaattggcgggattaagattcagattaaactcataattgtgaattatctatgtaaattgactcAATAGATTACGCGTTATTTTCTACATgttaaatgatgataataaaaatataggctaataataaaatcacaaaaaggatgtaaaccaTTACCATATCTGGATCAATTCTAATTAAACCTCCCACAGTATAAAAGGCCCTCAGTCCTAGTTAATGGTAACCATGGCTGAACTTGCACTTCTACATGATTTGGCGCAAGGCGCTATTTGGAGAGAGCGGTACTTCAGGGATCGGGCAGATCTGTTGGCTGAGAATGATGAATGGTTGATTAGTCGTTTCAGACTACCGAGACCAATTCTGTTGCATTTATGCAACATTATGGAGCCTAATCTGACGAGGCCAACAAAACGCAGCCATGCCATCCCTGCACACCTACAAGTGCTATCTGTGCTTGGCTTCCTAGCCACAGGGACGTTCCAGCGGGAGATAGGTGACAGGTCCGGCATTTCGCAACCATCCATGAgccgcatcctgcctgcagttctcagaggtatcattaaattaatgccagagtatatccaatttccatatggcgcacaacggcagacagaagtaatgcaggggttcagtgcagttgcaaacatgccaggtgttatcggtgccatagactgcacacacgtacgcatcaaggctccatccggtgatgcatttgcttacattaaccggaaaaactttcattccgtgaatgtgcaactgatctgtgacgcaaagtgtgtgttgttaaacgttgtggcacggtggcccggtgggacgcatgacgcattcatcctgcgtaattgcgcagttggcacgctgtgagagacggctggctcattggtaagaatatagcctgcataatcacatgtgtgtgttatatatggacttacccttctatatccataggggataggggttacccactgacgccgtggcttatgaccccactggccagcccgcagacaccacaggagctgtcacaccactactaacagatgaaaataaaaaaattttttggactccacttctcccaaaataatttcattgtggtatgttgttagagaatcttggagtggaataacagctgaaaggtgccacaagttggttgactccatgccacacagatgtgaagcagttataaaaaactgtggtcatacaactaaatattagttaagtgatcacaggattgctaaatcctaggtaaaaaaaatttgtacaaaatagttttgtttgtAAAGTCGACGgtagacactgctatttttttgaacacacccctttccactaattgcccaattgcacagccttaagtgctgcatatcatgaatgctgggtcttgttggttttcgttttttttttaaagattatttttttgcatcacTGCCACCTCTCAGGAGTCAAACTGTGACAGAAAATCTTCCTGAAGCAGatttacatgtaaaaaataactaatGAATCACAAGTGACTCGAGTGTAACCCCAAGTGGTCGTGACGGTGGAGGTGCGAGCCTGTTGACAGAGGTGATGATCGGCGGTGAGAAAGCAGAGCAGAGAAAGCtcctgttgtgtttgttgtggaAACAccgctgagagagagagagagagagagagagagagagagagagagagagagagagagagagagagagagagagagagagagagagagagagagagagagagagagagagagagagagagagcaggttCTGTTACTGTCTTCTTCCTGGATGGAAAACAGACTGAAGTCTTGTGGTTCAGACAGAACACAGAGCCGCCGGATCGGAGAGAGAAACGGTTACTTAGTGAGCGAGCAAACAAACGGACCGAGTCATTCTCTCTCATTTTTGATTTTGACCATATTTGGTTTAACCTTCTAACCCcctttgaaatgtatgttttatttaaaagatcTCAGAATCTGTTAAAACTGGCCTTtttttccgacagtccttgaacggatcatagaaagtttctgttagaaaaagtgaccaataTGAAGCgtgaaattgtgatatttctgtcagaatctctttattctacatgtctcttttaaaacatgtccaaaaataaacagtttggaatACCTGTCTAAAATTAAagtctgctcctcagagacactgtgaagacatgattgattctgctgagaccaacggtc encodes:
- the tcea2 gene encoding transcription elongation factor A protein 2 isoform X5, whose protein sequence is MAKNQEVERIAKKLDKMVHKKNTDGALDLLRELKNIKMSLETLQSTRVGMSVNAVRKHSSDEEVQTLAKTLIKSWKKLLDGSEGKSEEKEKKKEEGSPVRSSSTSKDSGSSEKSSKKSGESPTTPTTPTTPTTPTSPTTPTLPPRVTSFPPAPVTTDSVRNKCRELLVAALQTDDDHRTIGADCDHLAAQIEEEIFQEFKSTDIKYKTRLRSRISNLKDQKNPDLRRNVLCGNISAQRIASMTAEEMASAELKQMREALTKESIREHQLSKVGGTETDMFICNKCHGKSCSYTQVQIRSADEPMTTFVLCNSCGNRWKFC
- the tcea2 gene encoding transcription elongation factor A protein 2 isoform X6 codes for the protein MAKNQEVERIAKKLDKMVHKKNTDGALDLLRELKNIKMSLETLQSTRVGMSVNAVRKHSSDEEVQTLAKTLIKSWKKLLDGSEGKSEEKEKKKEEGSPVRSSSTSKDSGSSEKSKKSGESPTTPTTPTTPTTPTSPTTPTLPPRVTSFPPAPVTTDSVRNKCRELLVAALQTDDDHRTIGADCDHLAAQIEEEIFQEFKSTDIKYKTRLRSRISNLKDQKNPDLRRNVLCGNISAQRIASMTAEEMASAELKQMREALTKESIREHQLSKVGGTETDMFICNKCHGKSCSYTQVQIRSADEPMTTFVLCNSCGNRWKFC
- the tcea2 gene encoding transcription elongation factor A protein 2 isoform X4 produces the protein MRPGRFSRVFTILMDGALDLLRELKNIKMSLETLQVIHGTAKGIQSTRVGMSVNAVRKHSSDEEVQTLAKTLIKSWKKLLDGSEGKSEEKEKKKEEGSPVRSSSTSKDSGSSEKSSKKSGESPTTPTTPTTPTTPTSPTTPTLPPRVTSFPPAPVTTDSVRNKCRELLVAALQTDDDHRTIGADCDHLAAQIEEEIFQEFKSTDIKYKTRLRSRISNLKDQKNPDLRRNVLCGNISAQRIASMTAEEMASAELKQMREALTKESIREHQLSKVGGTETDMFICNKCHGKSCSYTQVQIRSADEPMTTFVLCNSCGNRWKFC
- the tcea2 gene encoding transcription elongation factor A protein 2 isoform X2, with protein sequence MAKNQEVERIAKKLDKMVHKKNTDGALDLLRELKNIKMSLETLQVIHGTAKGIQSTRVGMSVNAVRKHSSDEEVQTLAKTLIKSWKKLLDGSEGKSEEKEKKKEEGSPVRSSSTSKDSGSSEKSSKKSGESPTTPTTPTTPTTPTSPTTPTLPPRVTSFPPAPVTTDSVRNKCRELLVAALQTDDDHRTIGADCDHLAAQIEEEIFQEFKSTDIKYKTRLRSRISNLKDQKNPDLRRNVLCGNISAQRIASMTAEEMASAELKQMREALTKESIREHQLSKVGGTETDMFICNKCHGKSCSYTQVQIRSADEPMTTFVLCNSCGNRWKFC
- the tcea2 gene encoding transcription elongation factor A protein 2 isoform X3, producing MAKNQEVERIAKKLDKMVHKKNTDGALDLLRELKNIKMSLETLQVIHGTAKGIQSTRVGMSVNAVRKHSSDEEVQTLAKTLIKSWKKLLDGSEGKSEEKEKKKEEGSPVRSSSTSKDSGSSEKSKKSGESPTTPTTPTTPTTPTSPTTPTLPPRVTSFPPAPVTTDSVRNKCRELLVAALQTDDDHRTIGADCDHLAAQIEEEIFQEFKSTDIKYKTRLRSRISNLKDQKNPDLRRNVLCGNISAQRIASMTAEEMASAELKQMREALTKESIREHQLSKVGGTETDMFICNKCHGKSCSYTQVQIRSADEPMTTFVLCNSCGNRWKFC
- the tcea2 gene encoding transcription elongation factor A protein 2 isoform X1, giving the protein MAKNQEVERIAKKLDKMVHKKNTDGALDLLRELKNIKMSLETLQVIHGTAKGIQSTRVGMSVNAVRKHSSDEEVQTLAKTLIKSWKKLLDGSEGKSEEKEKKKEEGSPVRSSSTSKDSGSSEKSKKSGESPTTPTTPTTPTTPTSPTTPTLPPRVTSFPPAPVTTDSVRNKCRELLVAALQTDVLDCSSCPQIFQEFKSTDIKYKTRLRSRISNLKDQKNPDLRRNVLCGNISAQRIASMTAEEMASAELKQMREALTKESIREHQLSKVGGTETDMFICNKCHGKSCSYTQVQIRSADEPMTTFVLCNSCGNRWKFC